In one Shewanella loihica PV-4 genomic region, the following are encoded:
- a CDS encoding GNAT family N-acetyltransferase: MQIRKGQQSDLTALVQFNQAMANETEGLSLDQQTLTLGVQTLLENPARGFYLVAEEGGEILGSLMVTFEWSDWRAKDYYWIQSVYIRPQNRRQGIYGKLYEAVKQIAEDNGGAASFRLYVEQENHKAQKTYEALGMKQSYYLMYEEK, from the coding sequence ATGCAAATAAGAAAAGGCCAACAATCGGATCTCACCGCACTAGTGCAGTTTAATCAGGCCATGGCCAACGAAACCGAGGGGCTCAGCCTAGATCAACAGACCCTCACCCTAGGCGTACAGACGCTACTCGAAAACCCCGCCCGCGGCTTCTACCTGGTCGCCGAGGAAGGCGGCGAAATATTGGGCTCCCTCATGGTCACTTTCGAATGGAGCGACTGGCGCGCCAAGGACTACTACTGGATCCAGAGCGTCTATATCCGCCCGCAGAATCGTCGCCAGGGGATCTATGGCAAGCTGTATGAGGCGGTGAAACAGATAGCCGAGGACAATGGCGGCGCCGCCAGCTTCAGACTCTATGTGGAGCAGGAGAATCATAAGGCGCAGAAGACCTACGAGGCCCTCGGCATGAAGCAGAGCTACTACCTGATGTATGAAGAAAAGTAG
- a CDS encoding DUF4234 domain-containing protein encodes MSDSDQNDLTKLNQNQRDSLALGREQEAVNHLLHFLLTLVTLGLWGLVWWHLILKSQGKAERLFHGFDDAYWSHLIEREQPPAALHTFRVDAKQESAYFEA; translated from the coding sequence ATGAGTGATTCTGACCAGAATGATCTTACTAAACTCAATCAAAATCAGCGTGATAGCTTGGCGCTTGGCCGGGAGCAGGAGGCGGTAAATCATCTGCTGCATTTTCTGCTGACCCTGGTTACCCTAGGTCTCTGGGGCCTGGTCTGGTGGCACCTTATCCTAAAGTCCCAGGGCAAGGCGGAGCGGCTGTTTCATGGCTTCGACGACGCCTACTGGAGCCATCTCATCGAGCGCGAACAACCCCCCGCGGCCCTGCATACCTTCAGGGTCGATGCCAAACAAGAATCTGCCTACTTCGAGGCCTGA
- a CDS encoding dicarboxylate/amino acid:cation symporter: MRQQTSSWLGRAWSGWMSVPLWLQILIGMLLGICAGLGLGEQAVLLKPIGTLFVNTIKMLIVPLVFCSLIVGVTSMQDTAKMGRIGFKSFAFYLGTTSIAITLGLAVGHIMQPGAGLAMTSAESHNAVKEVPSIMETLINIVPTNPIAALASGQILQVIVFAVALGIALVLIGDHGKPAIKVFESLAEAMYKLTDMVMKLAPYGVFGLMAWVAGEYGMDMLMPLIKVILAVYIGCALHIIGFYSLVLTFVAKLNPMQFFKGISNALAVAYTTSSSAGTLPASMKCASESLGINKKISSFVLPLGTTINMDGTALYQGVTALFVAQAFGIDLTWVDYITIILTATLASIGTAGVPGAGLVMLTLVLTTVGLPLEGVAIIAGIDRILDMARTVVNVSGDLVATTVIAKSEDELDLEHYNADAEQSQILAERLDS, from the coding sequence ATGCGTCAACAAACCTCTTCTTGGCTGGGCCGAGCCTGGTCTGGCTGGATGTCTGTGCCCCTGTGGCTACAAATCCTTATTGGTATGCTGCTGGGTATCTGCGCCGGCCTGGGCCTGGGCGAACAGGCGGTGCTGCTTAAGCCAATAGGTACGCTTTTTGTCAACACCATCAAGATGTTGATTGTCCCCTTGGTGTTCTGTTCCCTGATCGTGGGGGTAACTTCGATGCAGGATACCGCCAAGATGGGCCGCATCGGTTTTAAATCTTTCGCCTTCTATCTGGGCACTACCTCAATCGCCATCACGCTCGGTTTGGCCGTGGGTCATATCATGCAACCCGGCGCCGGACTGGCGATGACCTCGGCTGAGAGTCACAACGCGGTGAAAGAGGTGCCTTCTATCATGGAGACACTGATCAACATAGTGCCAACCAATCCTATCGCGGCGCTAGCGAGCGGGCAGATCCTGCAGGTGATCGTGTTCGCGGTGGCTCTGGGTATTGCCCTGGTGTTGATTGGCGACCATGGTAAGCCGGCCATCAAGGTGTTCGAGAGCCTGGCCGAGGCCATGTATAAGCTGACCGACATGGTGATGAAGCTGGCGCCATATGGTGTGTTTGGCCTGATGGCCTGGGTGGCCGGTGAATATGGCATGGATATGTTGATGCCGCTGATCAAGGTGATTCTGGCGGTTTATATAGGCTGCGCCCTGCATATCATAGGTTTCTACAGCCTGGTGCTGACCTTCGTGGCCAAGCTCAACCCCATGCAGTTCTTCAAGGGGATCAGCAATGCACTGGCGGTGGCCTATACCACCTCAAGCAGCGCCGGCACCTTGCCTGCCAGCATGAAGTGCGCCAGCGAATCCTTAGGGATCAACAAGAAGATCTCCAGCTTCGTGCTGCCCCTGGGTACCACCATCAACATGGATGGCACCGCCCTGTATCAGGGAGTCACGGCGCTGTTTGTTGCCCAAGCCTTCGGGATCGACCTCACCTGGGTCGACTATATCACCATCATTCTCACCGCGACCCTGGCTTCAATTGGTACCGCTGGGGTGCCGGGTGCGGGTCTGGTGATGCTTACCCTAGTGCTGACCACGGTTGGCCTGCCGCTGGAAGGGGTGGCGATCATCGCGGGTATCGATCGTATCTTGGATATGGCGCGTACCGTAGTGAACGTGTCCGGGGATCTGGTGGCGACCACAGTGATCGCCAAGTCTGAAGATGAGCTGGATCTCGAGCACTACAACGCCGACGCCGAGCAGAGCCAGATACTGGCAGAGCGCCTGGATAGCTAG
- a CDS encoding META domain-containing protein encodes MFKKLMFIAGTLLGLSACQSASLTGGEDLDILGSWHIEAAQGKAVIDYSPAQLVFAEDGALSGNNSCNQFFGQYQLEGQALTLSPAGSTMKACVDALMQQERNVMQAMSQVTQVKLVKGKLLLSDADGETQLVLSKQ; translated from the coding sequence ATGTTTAAGAAGTTAATGTTTATCGCCGGTACCTTGCTCGGCTTATCTGCCTGTCAAAGCGCATCCCTCACAGGCGGCGAGGATCTGGATATTTTAGGCAGCTGGCATATCGAGGCCGCCCAGGGTAAGGCCGTCATCGACTACAGCCCGGCCCAGCTGGTGTTTGCCGAAGATGGCGCATTGAGCGGCAACAACAGTTGTAACCAGTTCTTCGGCCAGTATCAGTTAGAGGGTCAGGCCCTGACCCTCTCCCCCGCCGGTAGCACGATGAAAGCCTGTGTCGACGCCTTGATGCAGCAGGAGCGCAATGTCATGCAGGCCATGTCTCAGGTCACCCAGGTCAAGCTGGTCAAAGGCAAGTTGCTGCTCAGCGACGCCGATGGCGAAACCCAGCTGGTCCTCAGCAAGCAGTAA
- a CDS encoding GGDEF domain-containing protein, translated as MLLECADTSLWLREADHPAITLPRWQQQVDLLNEFYQAQASVVLQFIDGEYQVVCSRQHTDLNLYAGTQFHDASLTQALKSHTAYGLLDLTKSQDPKSHLARFNSLLALPLYWSDGQPFGVMLICDSQRSKHFQRLLPLMENAKALIQAELKHLFLMQQIQMMSVQDDLTCMLNPYGFNLMAPRQLSLSRRFGSHAGIVLLQDMTSYKGVMEQSQGLRQLARVIHHNMRDADVSARIEDGLFAILAFVDSQANLESLTKRLLKQIAKEEIKAEIAIGVSFFTPTTHLAIEPMVEAARQNLHANRELKQQGGVKA; from the coding sequence ATGCTATTAGAATGCGCCGATACCAGCCTTTGGCTCAGGGAAGCCGACCATCCCGCCATTACCCTGCCGCGTTGGCAGCAACAAGTTGATCTACTTAATGAATTTTATCAGGCTCAGGCCAGTGTGGTGCTGCAGTTTATCGACGGCGAGTATCAGGTGGTCTGTAGTCGTCAGCACACGGATCTTAATCTCTATGCCGGTACTCAGTTTCATGATGCCAGCCTCACCCAAGCCCTCAAGAGCCACACCGCCTACGGCCTGCTGGATCTGACCAAGAGCCAAGATCCCAAGAGTCACCTGGCACGCTTTAACAGCCTGCTGGCCCTGCCCCTCTACTGGTCAGACGGTCAACCATTTGGCGTCATGCTGATCTGCGACAGCCAGCGCAGTAAACACTTTCAGCGACTCCTGCCGCTTATGGAAAACGCCAAGGCGTTGATCCAGGCGGAGCTCAAGCACCTGTTTTTGATGCAGCAGATTCAGATGATGTCGGTACAGGACGATCTCACCTGCATGCTCAACCCCTATGGCTTCAACCTGATGGCGCCAAGACAACTGAGCCTGAGTCGCCGCTTCGGCTCCCATGCAGGTATCGTCCTGCTGCAGGACATGACCTCCTATAAGGGAGTGATGGAACAGAGTCAGGGGCTGAGGCAGTTAGCCCGGGTGATACACCATAATATGCGTGACGCCGATGTCTCGGCCCGCATCGAAGATGGCCTGTTTGCCATACTGGCCTTCGTCGACAGTCAGGCCAATCTCGAATCTCTCACCAAGCGATTGCTCAAGCAGATCGCCAAGGAGGAGATCAAGGCGGAGATCGCCATAGGCGTAAGCTTCTTCACCCCCACCACACATCTTGCCATCGAGCCCATGGTGGAGGCGGCGAGACAGAATCTACATGCCAACCGAGAGCTGAAACAGCAAGGTGGCGTAAAGGCCTAG
- a CDS encoding GGDEF domain-containing protein, with protein MLPENIHTGVSILENDNAQINLVRWMHQCELMKRYFEADVAFVAQQTDLGFEIIVSSINDTRRFLSGTLYNEKFELFTRLSNSQPEGVNLDLSRESNAELPKDLATASSMLSRPILWPDGTVFGCLCVINPASKETASTNAFMLEPFQILLQQDLALLCQSQRIESLSMRDRDTGMLNHYGFIMMAPRQLNLGRRFGAHAGILFFELYPNPPLIDEIEDKHIRLLGNIIQDTIRTADIAAHYSHSQFVVLVFVDTERDLNHISHRVEKLLLQQNDRLKLDSGHSFFAPDSSAKLAPMLEKAKQQLKSQQKDDEIETEV; from the coding sequence ATGCTGCCGGAAAACATTCACACGGGTGTGAGTATACTTGAAAACGATAACGCGCAAATCAACTTAGTCAGGTGGATGCATCAGTGCGAGCTGATGAAACGCTATTTCGAAGCGGATGTCGCCTTTGTCGCCCAGCAGACGGACCTGGGTTTTGAGATCATCGTCAGCTCCATCAACGATACCCGCAGGTTTCTTTCCGGCACCCTGTATAACGAGAAATTCGAGCTCTTTACCCGCCTGTCCAACAGTCAGCCCGAAGGGGTCAACCTGGATCTGAGCCGAGAATCCAACGCCGAGCTCCCCAAAGATCTCGCCACCGCCAGCAGCATGCTGTCCAGGCCGATCCTCTGGCCCGACGGCACAGTATTCGGTTGTCTGTGTGTGATCAATCCGGCCAGCAAGGAGACCGCCAGCACCAACGCCTTCATGCTGGAGCCCTTCCAGATCTTGCTGCAACAGGACCTGGCGCTCCTGTGTCAGAGCCAGCGCATCGAATCACTGTCGATGCGGGATCGCGACACGGGCATGCTCAATCACTATGGCTTCATCATGATGGCGCCGCGACAGCTCAACCTGGGCCGCCGCTTCGGCGCCCATGCCGGCATCCTCTTCTTCGAGCTCTACCCCAATCCGCCGCTGATCGACGAGATCGAGGACAAGCATATCCGCCTGCTGGGCAACATCATTCAGGACACCATACGCACCGCCGACATCGCCGCCCACTACAGCCACAGCCAGTTCGTGGTGCTGGTGTTTGTGGATACCGAGCGGGATCTCAACCACATCAGCCACAGGGTCGAGAAACTGCTGCTACAACAAAACGATCGCCTCAAGTTGGATTCGGGCCACTCCTTCTTCGCCCCCGACTCCTCGGCCAAGCTGGCGCCCATGCTGGAGAAGGCTAAGCAGCAACTCAAGTCTCAGCAGAAAGATGATGAAATTGAGACAGAGGTCTAG
- a CDS encoding GNAT family N-acetyltransferase, with the protein MVIRLATRADLDAIAALEANQWEAELAPDQRGGMMTGQSFSRQQLDELIQNHWLLLAEVGGEIAGYVIAGRWPFFGDWPIYRYLLKRLEAGRFETGSGIINKANSCQYGPIWIAPSQRGSGLFAELVAKLKKEVAPQYSYMVTFIAEENERSFSAHTQKGGMQVLDFFEFDGRGYYLLAVDTAGAI; encoded by the coding sequence ATGGTGATCCGTCTGGCAACCCGCGCCGACCTAGATGCCATCGCCGCCCTGGAAGCGAACCAGTGGGAGGCCGAGCTTGCCCCAGATCAGCGCGGCGGCATGATGACGGGCCAGAGTTTTAGTCGCCAGCAGCTAGATGAGCTGATTCAGAATCATTGGTTGTTGCTGGCCGAAGTCGGCGGTGAGATCGCCGGCTATGTGATCGCCGGTCGCTGGCCTTTCTTCGGTGACTGGCCCATCTACCGTTATCTCTTGAAGCGACTCGAGGCAGGCCGTTTCGAGACTGGCTCGGGTATAATCAATAAAGCCAACAGCTGTCAGTATGGTCCCATCTGGATAGCGCCGTCCCAGAGGGGGTCTGGCCTGTTTGCCGAGTTGGTGGCCAAGCTCAAGAAAGAGGTGGCACCTCAATATTCCTACATGGTTACCTTTATCGCCGAAGAGAACGAACGTTCCTTCTCCGCCCACACCCAGAAGGGGGGCATGCAGGTGCTGGACTTCTTCGAGTTCGATGGCCGCGGGTACTATCTGCTGGCGGTCGATACCGCAGGCGCTATCTAG
- the metK gene encoding methionine adenosyltransferase has product MAKHLFTSESVSEGHPDKIADQISDAVLDAILEQDPKARVACETYVKTGMVMVGGEVTTSAWVDIEELTRKTVREIGYTHSDMGFDADSCAVLNAIGKQSPDINQGVDRADPKEQGAGDQGLMFGYASNETDVLMPAPITYAHALVKRQSEVRKDNTLPWLRPDAKSQVTFAYEDNKIVGIDAVVLSTQHCDSVSQSDLIEGVMETIIKPVLPAQWLNKETKFFINPTGRFVIGGPMGDCGLTGRKIIVDTYGGMARHGGGAFSGKDPSKVDRSAAYAARYVAKNIVAAGLADRCEIQVSYAIGVAEPTSISVETFGTGKVSEEVLIGLVRQHFDLRPYGLTEMLDLARPIYKATAAYGHFGRNEFPWERTDKAEALRADAKL; this is encoded by the coding sequence ATGGCAAAGCACTTGTTTACCTCTGAGTCGGTCTCAGAAGGTCATCCAGATAAAATCGCCGATCAAATTTCTGATGCGGTACTCGACGCGATCTTAGAGCAAGATCCTAAGGCACGTGTGGCGTGTGAAACATACGTCAAAACCGGCATGGTGATGGTAGGTGGTGAGGTGACCACTTCTGCATGGGTCGATATTGAAGAGCTAACCCGTAAGACGGTTCGCGAGATCGGCTACACCCACTCAGACATGGGCTTCGATGCCGACTCTTGTGCGGTACTTAACGCCATTGGTAAGCAGTCTCCAGACATCAACCAGGGTGTCGATCGCGCCGATCCTAAAGAGCAAGGCGCCGGCGACCAGGGCCTGATGTTCGGTTACGCCAGTAACGAAACTGACGTACTCATGCCAGCCCCTATCACCTATGCTCACGCATTGGTGAAGCGTCAGTCAGAAGTGCGTAAAGACAACACCCTGCCTTGGTTACGCCCAGATGCCAAGAGCCAGGTGACCTTCGCCTACGAAGACAACAAGATCGTCGGCATCGACGCCGTGGTTCTCTCTACCCAGCACTGCGACAGCGTCAGCCAGTCTGATCTGATCGAAGGCGTGATGGAAACCATCATCAAGCCTGTGCTACCGGCACAGTGGTTGAACAAAGAGACCAAGTTCTTCATCAACCCAACCGGCCGTTTCGTTATCGGTGGTCCTATGGGTGACTGTGGTCTGACGGGTCGTAAGATCATCGTCGACACCTACGGCGGCATGGCTCGTCACGGCGGCGGCGCATTCTCGGGTAAAGACCCATCAAAAGTTGACCGCAGCGCGGCCTATGCGGCCCGTTATGTGGCGAAGAATATAGTGGCTGCCGGTCTGGCGGATCGCTGTGAGATCCAGGTTTCTTACGCTATCGGTGTGGCAGAACCAACCTCTATCAGCGTTGAAACCTTCGGCACAGGCAAGGTCTCTGAAGAAGTGCTTATCGGCCTGGTTCGTCAACACTTCGATCTGCGCCCTTATGGCTTGACCGAAATGCTCGACCTGGCCCGTCCTATCTACAAGGCAACTGCGGCTTACGGTCACTTCGGTCGTAACGAGTTCCCTTGGGAGCGCACCGACAAGGCTGAAGCCCTGCGCGCAGACGCTAAGCTGTAA
- the tkt gene encoding transketolase — protein sequence MSSRKELANAIRVLSMDAVQKANSGHPGAPLGMADIAEVLWNDFLKHNPNNPEWVDRDRFILSNGHGSMLIYSLLHLTGYALPMDELKNFRQLHSKTPGHPEYGYTPGVETTTGPLGAGISNAVGMAIAEKTLAAQFNRPGHDIVDHYTYCFLGDGCLMEGISHEACSLAGTLGLGKLIAFWDDNGISIDGHVEGWFTDDTAKRFESYGWHVIAGVDGHDSDAIRKAIEEAKSVTDKPTMICCKTIIGFGSPNKSGSHDCHGAPLGDAEIAAAREFLGWEHGPFEIPADVYAGWDAKEVGAANESSWNEKLAAYEAAYPELAAEYKRRVITGELPADFEEKAQAFIKECQEKGENIASRKASQNAIAAFGAVLPELLGGSADLAGSNLTLWSGSKGIQEDPAGNYIYYGVREFGMSGIMNGVSLHGGFINYGATFMMFMEYARNAVRMSALMGIQNIFVYTHDSIGQGEDGPTHQPVEQLANLRMTPNMMVWRPCDAAETAVAWKMAIERRNAPTSLVFSRQGLPAQPRSEEQLANIAKGAYVLQDCAGTPDLILIATGSEVQLALDSAKALTEQGKAVRVVSMPSTDVFDAQDADYKESVLPKSVTKRVAIEAAHVDYWHKYVGFDGAIVGMTTFGESAPGGALMKHFGFTVENVVAKASAIL from the coding sequence ATGTCATCTCGTAAAGAACTCGCAAACGCTATCCGTGTGTTAAGTATGGATGCCGTTCAGAAAGCCAACTCTGGTCACCCAGGTGCGCCATTGGGAATGGCCGATATCGCCGAAGTGTTGTGGAATGATTTCCTGAAGCACAACCCGAACAACCCAGAGTGGGTCGACCGCGACCGTTTCATCCTTTCAAACGGCCACGGCTCTATGCTGATTTACTCTCTGCTTCACCTGACGGGTTATGCATTGCCGATGGATGAGCTGAAGAACTTCCGTCAGCTGCACTCTAAGACGCCGGGTCATCCTGAATATGGTTACACACCGGGTGTTGAAACCACTACAGGTCCACTGGGCGCGGGTATCAGCAACGCCGTAGGTATGGCGATTGCCGAGAAGACTCTGGCGGCGCAATTTAACCGTCCTGGCCATGACATTGTCGACCACTACACCTACTGCTTCCTGGGTGACGGCTGTCTGATGGAAGGTATCTCTCACGAGGCCTGTTCTCTGGCGGGTACCCTAGGTCTTGGCAAGCTGATTGCCTTTTGGGATGACAACGGCATCTCTATCGACGGTCACGTCGAAGGCTGGTTCACCGACGATACCGCCAAGCGTTTCGAATCTTACGGCTGGCATGTGATTGCCGGTGTCGATGGCCACGACAGCGATGCTATCCGCAAGGCAATCGAAGAAGCCAAGTCAGTTACCGACAAGCCAACTATGATCTGCTGCAAGACCATTATCGGTTTCGGTTCACCAAACAAGTCTGGCAGCCACGACTGTCACGGCGCGCCACTGGGCGATGCCGAAATTGCGGCTGCTCGTGAGTTCCTGGGTTGGGAACACGGTCCATTTGAGATCCCTGCAGACGTTTACGCGGGTTGGGATGCCAAAGAAGTGGGCGCGGCGAACGAATCTAGCTGGAACGAGAAGCTTGCTGCCTATGAAGCCGCTTACCCAGAGCTGGCGGCGGAATATAAGCGCCGCGTGATCACTGGTGAACTGCCAGCCGATTTCGAAGAGAAGGCACAGGCCTTCATCAAAGAGTGTCAAGAGAAGGGCGAAAACATCGCCAGCCGTAAGGCATCACAAAACGCTATCGCGGCCTTCGGCGCTGTCCTGCCTGAACTGCTCGGCGGCTCGGCTGACCTGGCCGGTTCTAACCTGACCCTATGGTCTGGTTCTAAGGGCATTCAGGAAGATCCAGCCGGTAACTACATCTACTACGGTGTGCGTGAGTTCGGTATGAGCGGCATCATGAACGGTGTGTCGCTGCACGGTGGTTTCATCAACTATGGCGCGACCTTCATGATGTTTATGGAATATGCGCGTAACGCGGTACGTATGTCTGCGCTGATGGGCATTCAAAACATCTTCGTTTACACCCACGACTCTATCGGTCAGGGTGAAGATGGCCCGACTCACCAACCGGTTGAGCAGCTGGCTAACCTGCGCATGACACCAAACATGATGGTATGGCGTCCATGTGATGCGGCGGAAACTGCCGTAGCTTGGAAGATGGCTATCGAGCGTCGTAACGCGCCGACTTCACTGGTATTCAGCCGTCAGGGTCTGCCTGCTCAGCCACGCAGCGAAGAGCAACTGGCTAACATCGCCAAGGGTGCTTATGTGTTGCAAGATTGCGCCGGCACGCCAGATCTAATCCTGATCGCAACCGGTAGTGAGGTGCAGCTGGCACTGGATTCGGCTAAGGCGCTGACCGAGCAAGGTAAGGCGGTACGCGTGGTCTCTATGCCATCTACCGACGTGTTTGACGCGCAAGACGCTGACTACAAAGAGTCTGTACTGCCTAAGTCAGTCACTAAGCGTGTGGCCATCGAAGCGGCTCACGTCGATTACTGGCACAAGTATGTCGGTTTCGACGGCGCCATCGTTGGCATGACCACCTTCGGTGAGTCTGCTCCAGGCGGCGCGCTGATGAAGCACTTCGGCTTCACCGTTGAGAATGTGGTTGCCAAGGCAAGCGCTATTCTCTAA
- the epd gene encoding erythrose-4-phosphate dehydrogenase has product MIKVAINGYGRIGRSILRALYESGKRDQIQIVAINELANPEAMLHLTQYDTTHGRFQSPASLDANVMTIGDDRIQLLHEADAEKLPWRSLDIDIVFEATGALIDRQACEAHIRAGAKQVLISHPSSGDVDATIVYGVNHQDLKAEHKVVSNASCTTNCLVPIIQVLDRAFKVRSGAITTIHSAMNDQQVIDAYHDDLRRTRAAGQSIIPVDTKLARGIERILPEMKDKFEAISVRVPTINVTAIDLSVTLDKRVDIDTVNQVLSQAANGSYQGVVGYTNAPLVSCDFNHDPRSSIVDGTQTRVSDGHLVKLLLWCDNEWGFANRMLDTSLEMIKAVRA; this is encoded by the coding sequence ATGATTAAAGTTGCTATTAATGGTTATGGCCGTATCGGTCGCTCGATTCTTCGTGCTCTCTATGAGTCAGGCAAGCGGGATCAGATTCAGATTGTCGCCATTAATGAACTCGCCAACCCCGAAGCCATGCTTCATCTGACCCAATACGATACCACCCATGGTCGTTTTCAGTCTCCCGCGTCACTCGACGCCAACGTGATGACCATAGGCGATGATCGTATCCAATTGCTCCATGAGGCCGATGCCGAGAAGCTTCCCTGGCGATCCCTGGATATCGATATCGTGTTCGAGGCCACGGGTGCCCTCATCGACCGCCAGGCCTGTGAGGCCCATATCAGGGCGGGCGCCAAACAGGTGCTGATCAGCCATCCCTCATCCGGCGATGTGGACGCCACAATCGTCTACGGCGTGAATCATCAAGATCTCAAGGCCGAACATAAGGTGGTCTCTAACGCCTCCTGCACCACCAACTGCCTGGTGCCCATTATCCAGGTGCTGGACCGTGCCTTTAAGGTGCGTAGCGGCGCCATCACCACCATCCACTCGGCGATGAACGATCAGCAGGTGATCGATGCCTATCATGACGACCTAAGACGTACCCGCGCGGCGGGGCAGTCGATCATTCCGGTAGATACCAAGCTGGCCAGAGGGATCGAGCGGATCTTGCCCGAGATGAAGGATAAGTTCGAGGCGATATCTGTGCGCGTGCCGACAATTAATGTGACTGCAATTGACTTATCGGTCACCTTAGATAAACGTGTCGATATCGATACAGTGAACCAGGTATTATCTCAGGCGGCAAATGGCTCATACCAAGGGGTTGTGGGCTATACTAATGCGCCATTGGTATCGTGCGATTTTAATCATGATCCCAGATCCAGTATCGTCGATGGCACCCAGACCAGGGTGAGCGACGGCCATCTGGTGAAGTTGCTGTTGTGGTGTGACAACGAGTGGGGCTTTGCCAACCGTATGTTGGACACCAGTTTAGAGATGATAAAGGCCGTTAGAGCCTGA
- a CDS encoding phosphoglycerate kinase, producing the protein MAIINMSALDLQGKRVLIREDLNVPVSNGVVTSDARLRASLPTIKLALEKGAAVMVMSHLGRPTEGEYNSEFSMQPVVDYLEKALDCPVRLAKDYLDGVEANVGEVVVFENVRFNVGEKKNDEALAKKLAALCDVYVMDAFGTAHRAQASTHGVGLYAPVACAGPLLAGELEALGKAMDNPARPLVAIVGGSKVSTKLTVLESLSGIVDQLVVGGGIANTFIAAAGHNVGKSLYEADLIDEAKRLVANAQSRGGDIPVPTDVVVASEFSPTASATLKAVDQVADEDMIFDIGPDSAEALAEILKNAGTIVWNGPVGVFEFDQFGEGTKRIAQAIADSSAFSIAGGGDTLAAVDKYDIADKVSYISTGGGAFLEFLEGKELPAVAMLESRGE; encoded by the coding sequence ATGGCGATTATCAATATGTCAGCGTTAGATCTTCAGGGCAAGCGCGTGCTTATCCGTGAAGACCTCAATGTCCCGGTCAGCAATGGTGTGGTCACCAGCGATGCGCGTCTGCGTGCCTCTCTGCCAACCATCAAGCTGGCGCTGGAGAAAGGCGCGGCCGTGATGGTGATGTCTCACCTGGGTCGTCCGACCGAAGGTGAGTACAACAGCGAGTTCTCTATGCAGCCTGTTGTGGATTACCTGGAGAAGGCGCTGGATTGCCCGGTACGTCTGGCAAAAGACTACCTGGACGGTGTAGAAGCCAATGTCGGTGAAGTCGTGGTATTCGAGAACGTGCGCTTCAACGTCGGCGAGAAGAAGAACGACGAGGCGCTGGCCAAGAAGCTGGCAGCCCTGTGTGATGTGTATGTGATGGACGCTTTTGGCACCGCGCACCGCGCCCAGGCATCGACTCACGGTGTCGGCCTGTACGCCCCTGTGGCCTGCGCCGGTCCACTGCTTGCCGGTGAGCTGGAAGCCCTGGGTAAGGCGATGGACAATCCGGCGCGTCCGCTGGTAGCCATCGTAGGCGGTTCTAAGGTGTCGACCAAGCTGACCGTACTCGAGAGCCTCTCTGGTATTGTCGATCAGCTAGTCGTGGGTGGCGGTATCGCCAACACCTTCATTGCCGCAGCCGGTCACAACGTAGGTAAATCCCTCTATGAAGCTGACCTCATCGATGAAGCCAAGCGCTTGGTAGCCAATGCCCAGAGCCGTGGCGGCGACATCCCAGTACCGACCGACGTAGTTGTGGCGAGCGAGTTCAGCCCAACGGCGAGCGCGACCCTCAAGGCGGTCGATCAGGTGGCAGATGAAGATATGATCTTCGACATCGGCCCTGACAGCGCCGAGGCCCTGGCCGAGATCCTCAAGAACGCCGGCACCATAGTATGGAATGGTCCGGTAGGCGTGTTCGAGTTCGATCAGTTCGGTGAAGGCACCAAGCGTATCGCTCAGGCGATCGCCGACTCTTCTGCCTTCTCAATCGCGGGCGGTGGTGACACCCTGGCGGCGGTCGACAAGTACGACATCGCCGATAAGGTCTCTTACATCTCTACCGGTGGTGGCGCCTTCCTGGAGTTCCTGGAAGGTAAGGAACTACCTGCTGTGGCTATGCTGGAAAGCCGCGGCGAATAA